In one Tachysurus vachellii isolate PV-2020 chromosome 24, HZAU_Pvac_v1, whole genome shotgun sequence genomic region, the following are encoded:
- the LOC132839882 gene encoding interferon-induced protein 44-like gives MGASESTPVQPSPTRIYHSYTPPSPPPPPPPEYDTPWRKMPWGKKDALEEKLRNFKLNTTDVKFVRILIVGEVGAGKSSFINTINDAFQERITSGALAGTCGTSFTKKYQTHHIKGKDGSRLPFVFNDIMGLEREGGKGICVDDIISALKGLIEEGYNFNPLHPASGKDSKNNPRVSDQTFCLVNGMQGCSNVLGIPMSHIFPVKNYHKETDTSDDMDVLILKALDQIVNLANDQLENQTSCEKWE, from the exons ATGGGAGCGTCTGAGTCCACACCTGTTCAACCCTCCCCAACAAGAATCTACCACAGTTatacaccaccatcaccaccaccacctcctccaccag aaTATGATACGCCATGGAGGAAAATGCCTTGGGG GAAAAAAGACGCTTTAGAAGAGAAACTGAGGAACTTTAAGCTCAACACTACTGATGTTAAGTTTGTCAGGATTCTGATCGTTGGTGAAGTTGGAGCAGGAAAGTCCAGCTTTATAAATACAATCAATGATGCTTTCCAAGAGCGAATCACCTCTGGGGCACTTGCTGGAACATGTGGAACCAGTTTCACAAAAAAG tATCAAACTCATCATATCAAAGGGAAGGATGGCTCCCGTTTGCCTTTTGTCTTCAATGATATCATGGGACTTGAACGTGAAGGTGGCAAAGGCATATGTGTAGATGACATTATCTCAGCCTTAAAGGGGCTAATTGAGGAAGGATACAAC TTTAATCCTCTTCATCCTGCATCTGGGAAAGACTCCAAAAACAATCCCAGGGTTTCTGACCAAACCTTCTGCCTGGTCAACGGT atgcaGGGGTGCAGTAATGTACTGGGGATTCCAATGAGCCACATCTTCCCTGTGAAGAATTACCACAAGGAGACTGACACAAGTGATGACATGGATGTTCTGATCCTCAAGGCACTTGATCAGATTGTGAATCTTGCCAATGATCAGCTGGAAAACCAAACCTCTTGTGAAAAATGGGAGTGA
- the LOC132839356 gene encoding interferon-induced protein 44-like — translation MLYGPVGAGKSSFINSVQRAILGRNAMSALENSSRQGTSFTKNFTIHKLKKGRGAHYPLEIVDIMGIEPLEGGIKCDDIINALEGHILDEYTFNPVKSISNVDPKYNKDPTLSDKVHCLVCVLPADSVSRMEDDVFAKMKRVRAHASLLGIPQVIMTKADKACELVNQDLKTTYYSRKIKAKVCVLYVCVYVCGTERYTKFCQ, via the exons ATGTTGTATGGACCGGTTGGTGCTGGGAAATCATCCTTCATCAACTCGGTCCAGAGGGCCATACTAGGCCGCAATGCCATGAGCGCTCTGGAAAACTCCTCACGTCAAGGAACAAGCTTCACAAAAAAT TTTACCATTCACAAGCTGAAGAAGGGCAGAGGTGCGCATTATCCTCTAGAGATTGTGGACATCATGGGGATTGAACCGTTAGAAGGAGGAATCAAATGTGACGACATCATCAATGCTTTAGAGGGACATATTTTAGATGAGTACACG TTTAATCCTGTGAAATCCATATCTAATGTTGACCCAAAATACAACAAGGACCCAACTTTGAGCGATAAAGTTCACTGTCTGGTGTGTGTTCTGCCTGCGGACTCAGTCTCAAGAATGGAAGATGACGTCTTTGCAAAAATGAAGCGTGTTAGAGCTCATGCTAGCCTGCTtg GAATCCCTCAAGTTATCATGACCAAAGCGGATAAAGCGTGTGAGCTGGTTAACCAGGATTTAAAGACAACCTACTACAGCAGGAAGATCAAAGCGaaggtgtgtgtactgtatgtgtgtgtgtatgtgtgtggcacTGAGAGATATACTAAATTTTGCCAATGA